The following proteins come from a genomic window of Sander vitreus isolate 19-12246 chromosome 14, sanVit1, whole genome shotgun sequence:
- the LOC144528558 gene encoding transient receptor potential cation channel subfamily V member 6-like isoform X1, producing MSPALTRSAPSELNHWWSQLRFRLQNKKGWNQMLDESFLLHTKCINDNSLLYAANKNSVASIHKLLSCPSTNIFERGALGETALHVAVMADNLEAAVALMDAAPDLINEPMTAEIFQGVTPLHIAVVSQNINLVRHLISRGADVATPRVTGLFFRKRRGGLVYYGEHILSFAACVGNKDIISMLIDAGASTRVQDDRGNTVLHILVLQPNRTSACQALDLIMARDAELDQPVPLDMMPNNRGLTTFKLAAKKGNTVVFQHLVNKRRVVQWSMGPLTSMLYDLTEIDSWADNMSVLELIVVSPLREPRRILELTPVRQLVNLKWNLYGKHYFRVLLFLYLLYIWIFTMCCVFRPIKDAPANYTTNPQDKTVRIQKTLNESYVTHADHLRLVGEIISVLGAVVILLLEIPDMLRVGAKHYFGQTALGGPFHVIFISNACLVVILCVFRVCSVQAEAEVMAMCLVLCWTNVLYFARGFEMFGPYVIMIQKVMFGDLMKFMSLIVIVDIGYGNALWMVYMTQAFGTLNEYSHYLSTLWAEFEINLALVNMPENPTYVTPLIVYVVQVAYTIFAFVLLVNLLVAMMCETQVRVAEERDELWRTQVVATTLMLERRLPRCLWPRLGMCGLDYGLSDSWYLRVQTDRNQNHNQTLQCQNEDQPLQDQDQNLTQELQFVRAELQQLGFMIQKLVQNRTRCDSGSQTFV from the exons ATGTCTCCGGCTCTGACCAGATCTGCTCCCAGCGAGCTCAACCATTGGTGGAGCCAGCTGAGGTTCCGCCTCCAAAACAAGAAAGGATGGAACCAGATGTTGGATGAGTCCTTTCTGCTCCACACCAAATG TATCAATGACAACTCTCTCCTGTACGCGGCCAACAAGAACAGCGTGGCCTCCATCCACAAACTGCTGAGTTGTCCGTCCACTAATATCTTCGAGAGAG GGGCTCTCGGCGAGACGGCGCTCCACGTTGCCGTCATGGCCGACAACCTGGAAGCCGCCGTGGCTCTGATGGACGCAGCTCCCGATCTCATCAACGAGCCGATGACCGCCGAGATCTTCCAAG GTGTCACTCCTCTCCACATCGCTGTGGTGTCGCAGAACATCAACCTGGTTCGTCATCTGATCAGTCGCGGGGCTGACGTGGCTACACCGCGAGTCACCGGTCTGTTCttcaggaagaggagaggaggactcGTATACTACG GTGAGCACATCCTGTCTTTTGCTGCATGTGTTGGGAACAAGGACATTATCTCCATGTTGATCGACGCAGGGGCCAGCACCCGGGTCCAGGATGACCGTG GTAACACAGTGCTTCACATTTTGGTTCTGCAGCCCAACAGGACGAGTGCGTGCCAGGCTCTTGACCTGATTATGGCACGCGATGCCGAGCTGGACCAGCCAGTGCCACTCGATATGATGCCCAACAACCGAGGCCTTACAACTTTTAAACTGGCTGCcaaaaaaggaaacactgtG gTGTTTCAGCACCTGGTTAATAAAAGGCGTGTAGTCCAGTGGAGTATGGGCCCCCTGACCTCCATGCTGTACGACCTGACGGAGATAGACTCATGGGCCGACAACATGTCAGTGCTGGAGCTCATCGTGGTCTCTCCCCTGAGAGAG CCAAGACGGATACTGGAGCTGACTCCTGTGAGGCAGCTGGTCAACCTGAAGTGGAACCTGTATGGAAAACATTACTTCAG GGTCCTGCTGTTTCTCTACCTCCTGTACATCTGGATCTTCACAATGTGTTGTGTATTTCGCCCTATTAAGGACGCTCCAGCGAACTACACAACAAATCCCCAAGACAAAACCGTCAGGATCCAGAAAACACTTAAT GAGAGTTACGTGACACATGCGGACCACTTGCGGCTGGTGGGGGAGATAATCAGCGTCCTGGGAGCTGTTGTCATCCTGTTGCTGGAG ATCCCTGACATGCTGAGAGTGggggcaaagcactattttggccaGACAGCACTGGGAGGCCCCTTTCACGTTATCTT CATCAGCAACGCATGCCTGGTGGTAATACTCTGTGTGTTCAGAGTCTGCTCAGTGCAGGCGGAGGCCGAGGTGATGGCGATGTGTTTAGTTCTCTGCTGGACCAACGTCCTGTACTTCGCCCGAGGTTTCGAAATGTTCGGCCCCTATGTCATCATGATACAGAAG GTTATGTTTGGAGACCTGATGAAGTTTATGTCCCTGATTGTCATTGTGGACATTGGTTACGGCAATG CCCTGTGGATGGTGTATATGACTCAGGCGTTTGGCACCCTTAATGAATATAGCCACTACCTCAGCACCCTTTGGGCCGAATTCGAGATCAACTTGGCCCTCGTAAATATGCCGGAGAACCCTACCTACGTCACCCCCTTGATCGTCTATGTGGTGCAGGTCGCCTATACTATCTTCGCTTTCGTCCTTCTGGTGAATCTACTGGTAGCCATGATGTGTGAAACGCAAGTGAGGGTGGCCGAGGAGAGAGACGAGCTGTGGAGGACTCAG GTGGTAGCTACGACTCTGATGCTGGAGAGGCGACTGCCCCGCTGCCTGTGGCCCCGGCTCGGGATGTGTGGGCTCGACTACGGCCTGAGCGATAGCTGGTATCtcag AGTCCAGACGGACCGGAACCAGAACCACAACCAGACGCTGCAGTGCCAGAACGAGGACCAGCCGCTTCAGGACCAGGACCAGAACCTGACCCAGGAGCTGCAGTTCGTACGAgcagagctgcagcagctcgGGTTTATGATCCAGAAGCTGGTTCAGAACCGGACCCGGTGCGACTCAGGCTCACAGACCTTCGTCTGA
- the LOC144528558 gene encoding transient receptor potential cation channel subfamily V member 6-like isoform X2 → MSPALTRSAPSELNHWWSQLRFRLQNKKGWNQMLDESFLLHTKCINDNSLLYAANKNSVASIHKLLSCPSTNIFERGALGETALHVAVMADNLEAAVALMDAAPDLINEPMTAEIFQGVTPLHIAVVSQNINLVRHLISRGADVATPRVTGLFFRKRRGGLVYYGNTVLHILVLQPNRTSACQALDLIMARDAELDQPVPLDMMPNNRGLTTFKLAAKKGNTVVFQHLVNKRRVVQWSMGPLTSMLYDLTEIDSWADNMSVLELIVVSPLREPRRILELTPVRQLVNLKWNLYGKHYFRVLLFLYLLYIWIFTMCCVFRPIKDAPANYTTNPQDKTVRIQKTLNESYVTHADHLRLVGEIISVLGAVVILLLEIPDMLRVGAKHYFGQTALGGPFHVIFISNACLVVILCVFRVCSVQAEAEVMAMCLVLCWTNVLYFARGFEMFGPYVIMIQKVMFGDLMKFMSLIVIVDIGYGNALWMVYMTQAFGTLNEYSHYLSTLWAEFEINLALVNMPENPTYVTPLIVYVVQVAYTIFAFVLLVNLLVAMMCETQVRVAEERDELWRTQVVATTLMLERRLPRCLWPRLGMCGLDYGLSDSWYLRVQTDRNQNHNQTLQCQNEDQPLQDQDQNLTQELQFVRAELQQLGFMIQKLVQNRTRCDSGSQTFV, encoded by the exons ATGTCTCCGGCTCTGACCAGATCTGCTCCCAGCGAGCTCAACCATTGGTGGAGCCAGCTGAGGTTCCGCCTCCAAAACAAGAAAGGATGGAACCAGATGTTGGATGAGTCCTTTCTGCTCCACACCAAATG TATCAATGACAACTCTCTCCTGTACGCGGCCAACAAGAACAGCGTGGCCTCCATCCACAAACTGCTGAGTTGTCCGTCCACTAATATCTTCGAGAGAG GGGCTCTCGGCGAGACGGCGCTCCACGTTGCCGTCATGGCCGACAACCTGGAAGCCGCCGTGGCTCTGATGGACGCAGCTCCCGATCTCATCAACGAGCCGATGACCGCCGAGATCTTCCAAG GTGTCACTCCTCTCCACATCGCTGTGGTGTCGCAGAACATCAACCTGGTTCGTCATCTGATCAGTCGCGGGGCTGACGTGGCTACACCGCGAGTCACCGGTCTGTTCttcaggaagaggagaggaggactcGTATACTACG GTAACACAGTGCTTCACATTTTGGTTCTGCAGCCCAACAGGACGAGTGCGTGCCAGGCTCTTGACCTGATTATGGCACGCGATGCCGAGCTGGACCAGCCAGTGCCACTCGATATGATGCCCAACAACCGAGGCCTTACAACTTTTAAACTGGCTGCcaaaaaaggaaacactgtG gTGTTTCAGCACCTGGTTAATAAAAGGCGTGTAGTCCAGTGGAGTATGGGCCCCCTGACCTCCATGCTGTACGACCTGACGGAGATAGACTCATGGGCCGACAACATGTCAGTGCTGGAGCTCATCGTGGTCTCTCCCCTGAGAGAG CCAAGACGGATACTGGAGCTGACTCCTGTGAGGCAGCTGGTCAACCTGAAGTGGAACCTGTATGGAAAACATTACTTCAG GGTCCTGCTGTTTCTCTACCTCCTGTACATCTGGATCTTCACAATGTGTTGTGTATTTCGCCCTATTAAGGACGCTCCAGCGAACTACACAACAAATCCCCAAGACAAAACCGTCAGGATCCAGAAAACACTTAAT GAGAGTTACGTGACACATGCGGACCACTTGCGGCTGGTGGGGGAGATAATCAGCGTCCTGGGAGCTGTTGTCATCCTGTTGCTGGAG ATCCCTGACATGCTGAGAGTGggggcaaagcactattttggccaGACAGCACTGGGAGGCCCCTTTCACGTTATCTT CATCAGCAACGCATGCCTGGTGGTAATACTCTGTGTGTTCAGAGTCTGCTCAGTGCAGGCGGAGGCCGAGGTGATGGCGATGTGTTTAGTTCTCTGCTGGACCAACGTCCTGTACTTCGCCCGAGGTTTCGAAATGTTCGGCCCCTATGTCATCATGATACAGAAG GTTATGTTTGGAGACCTGATGAAGTTTATGTCCCTGATTGTCATTGTGGACATTGGTTACGGCAATG CCCTGTGGATGGTGTATATGACTCAGGCGTTTGGCACCCTTAATGAATATAGCCACTACCTCAGCACCCTTTGGGCCGAATTCGAGATCAACTTGGCCCTCGTAAATATGCCGGAGAACCCTACCTACGTCACCCCCTTGATCGTCTATGTGGTGCAGGTCGCCTATACTATCTTCGCTTTCGTCCTTCTGGTGAATCTACTGGTAGCCATGATGTGTGAAACGCAAGTGAGGGTGGCCGAGGAGAGAGACGAGCTGTGGAGGACTCAG GTGGTAGCTACGACTCTGATGCTGGAGAGGCGACTGCCCCGCTGCCTGTGGCCCCGGCTCGGGATGTGTGGGCTCGACTACGGCCTGAGCGATAGCTGGTATCtcag AGTCCAGACGGACCGGAACCAGAACCACAACCAGACGCTGCAGTGCCAGAACGAGGACCAGCCGCTTCAGGACCAGGACCAGAACCTGACCCAGGAGCTGCAGTTCGTACGAgcagagctgcagcagctcgGGTTTATGATCCAGAAGCTGGTTCAGAACCGGACCCGGTGCGACTCAGGCTCACAGACCTTCGTCTGA